From the genome of Aliarcobacter lanthieri:
ATGGCAACTGCAAGAATAAAAGCTCCAACTGGTGGAGTTGAAAAAACTGTTGATGAATTTGGATTAGGATTATTAACAGCAACTGCTGTTGGTATAGGAGTTCATGCTGTAGCTTCAATTATTGCTGGTAAAAAATCAAATGAAGAAGAGGAAAAATAATGGCAACAAAACATTTAGTAATAGATCCAATTACAAGAATTGAAGGACATCTTAGAATTGAAGCAATTATAGATGAAAACAATGTTGTAACAGATGCTTACTCTTCTTCTACAATGTTTAGAGGAATTGAAGAAATATTAAAAGGAAGAGATCCAAGAGATTGTGGGCTTTTAGCTATGAGAATTTGTGGAGTTTGTACAGGAACTCACTATCAAAGAAGTATTGAAGCAGTTGAACATGCTTTTGATGTAACTATTCCAAAAAATGCAAGATTGGTTAGAAATCTTATTCAAGGTGCTTTATATCTTCATGATCATATTGTACACTTTTATCATTTACATGCTCTTGATTGGGTTGATATAACAGAAGCTCTTAAAGCTGATCCAAAAGCAACAGTTTTAGAAGCTCAAAAATGGGCAAATATTTCTGGACAAAGACCATGGAATGCTAATGAAGATGTTTATGTACAAGTTCAAGAAAGAGTTACAAAATATGTAAAACAAGGGAGATTAGGGATTTTTGGAAATGCTTATTGGGGTTCTAAAGGTTTTAAACTTACTCCTGAACAAAATCTAATAGGGCTTTCTCATTATCTTGATGCTCTTGAATTGCAAAGAGAATTAGCAAAAATGATGGCTATTTTTGGTGGTAAAAATCCACATCCACAATCTTTTGTTGTAGGTGGAGTTACTTGTGTTCAGGATATTAAGAATCCTGCAAGGATTGCTGAATTTAAACAAATTCTTAAAAAAGCTAGAAAATTTACTAAAGAAGCTTATTTAAGTGATGTTTATATGGCTGGAACAATGTATGCAGATGAGGCTTTAGAAGGAATAGGTGGAGGTGTAGGAAACTATATGTCTTATGGTGGATTTAGATTAGATGATTTACCATTTTATAACTCTGCAAAACTTTTCCCTGCTGGAATTGTAAAAAATAGAGATTTATCAAAAGTTTATGAGATAGATCAAACAAAAATTACCGAAGATGTAACTCATGCTTGGTATGAAGGTAGTACAAACCTACATCCTTATGATGGTGTTACAAAACCAAATTATACAGGTTTTGGTAAAAAAGAAGATAATATTGCTTATTTAGATACAAAAAATAAATATTCTTGGATTAAATCACCACTTTATAATGATGAAAGAATGGAAGTTGGACCACTTGCTAGAATGATTGTAGGATATGCAAGTAATAATGAAAGAATTAAAAAATATGTTACAAACTTTTTAACAAATGCAAATCTTCCTGCAAGTGTATTGTTCTCAACAGTCGGAAGAACAGCAGCTCGTGCAATAGAGACTGAACTTATGGCTGATATTATGATGGAATGGATAGATGAATTAGCTTCAAACGTTGCACATGGAGATTTATCAACATGGACAGAATTTGATTTTAATACTGTTGCAAAAAATACAAAAGGAATAGGTCTTGAAGAAGCTCCAAGAGGTGCTTTAGGACATTGGGTAAAAATTAAAGATGGAAAAGTAGAAAACTATCAAGCTGTTGTTCCTTCAACTTGGAATGCAGCTCCTAGAGATTATAAAGGAAGATTAGGTGCTTACGAATCATCATTAATTGGTACAAAGGTAGCAAATCCAGATCAACCTTTAGAAATATTAAGAACTATTCATAGTTTTGATCCATGTATTGCTTGTGCTGTTCATATCATAGATACAAATGGTAAAGAACTTGGTGTATATAAAGTAAATCCAATTTAAGGAGTAACTTATGGCAAAAAATATAGAAATAAAAAGAATGACTAAAACTATGAGAATAATTCATTGGGTAACATTCTTTAGTATGATAGTTGCAGTAGTTACTGGACTTTATATTGGACATCCTTATTATCAAACATTCATAGCAGACCCAGCTGTAGATAAATATGTAATGGCTTGGAATAGATGGGCACATTTTATTGTAGCTATTATTTTTGATGTAACGGCTGTTTTAGTTGGATATTTATACTTTTTTTCAAGATTTGAGAAACCATATAAAAAATTAATTCCAACAAAAACAAACATTGTTGAATTCTTTGAAGTATTTTTAAATTTAATGACACTAAATAGAAGAAAGAAATTTAATTCAGCTCATAGTGATAGTTTTAATATTGTATTTTTTACAATATTTCATCTATTATTAGGGTTTATGTTATTTACTGGACTTCAATTATATGTTCATGGTTTAGCTTCTGGAAATAGCTCTATTGGTTCTTGGTGGCCAGCAATGCTTCACTTAGTTACAGATTGGACTTTATATGTTTTTGGTGGAAATATGGGAGTTAGAATAGCTCATCATTATACTATGTATTTAA
Proteins encoded in this window:
- a CDS encoding nickel-dependent hydrogenase large subunit, which codes for MATKHLVIDPITRIEGHLRIEAIIDENNVVTDAYSSSTMFRGIEEILKGRDPRDCGLLAMRICGVCTGTHYQRSIEAVEHAFDVTIPKNARLVRNLIQGALYLHDHIVHFYHLHALDWVDITEALKADPKATVLEAQKWANISGQRPWNANEDVYVQVQERVTKYVKQGRLGIFGNAYWGSKGFKLTPEQNLIGLSHYLDALELQRELAKMMAIFGGKNPHPQSFVVGGVTCVQDIKNPARIAEFKQILKKARKFTKEAYLSDVYMAGTMYADEALEGIGGGVGNYMSYGGFRLDDLPFYNSAKLFPAGIVKNRDLSKVYEIDQTKITEDVTHAWYEGSTNLHPYDGVTKPNYTGFGKKEDNIAYLDTKNKYSWIKSPLYNDERMEVGPLARMIVGYASNNERIKKYVTNFLTNANLPASVLFSTVGRTAARAIETELMADIMMEWIDELASNVAHGDLSTWTEFDFNTVAKNTKGIGLEEAPRGALGHWVKIKDGKVENYQAVVPSTWNAAPRDYKGRLGAYESSLIGTKVANPDQPLEILRTIHSFDPCIACAVHIIDTNGKELGVYKVNPI
- a CDS encoding cytochrome b/b6 domain-containing protein; its protein translation is MAKNIEIKRMTKTMRIIHWVTFFSMIVAVVTGLYIGHPYYQTFIADPAVDKYVMAWNRWAHFIVAIIFDVTAVLVGYLYFFSRFEKPYKKLIPTKTNIVEFFEVFLNLMTLNRRKKFNSAHSDSFNIVFFTIFHLLLGFMLFTGLQLYVHGLASGNSSIGSWWPAMLHLVTDWTLYVFGGNMGVRIAHHYTMYLILIWVMFHIYYQVWRTIFWKEGDIAIVFGGSKFVKEEEK